A genomic window from Methylorubrum extorquens includes:
- a CDS encoding capsule biosynthesis protein: protein MSTEISTPSSAPLTTADRSTAVTESLKRFARIARQSDHKKGIRAYQTHIRRDPWIPAFFVLLFLLPTMIAAGYFYLVASDRYITEARFALRPALGNVDKVQSEDTGSNSSLSKQMIAQDTLITTSYIASRQMIETMERQMPLREMFSRDGIDFFSRFDADEPIERFMRYWHKRVTTSVDSNGGIISLKVAAFDAQESYTLTRALLDESERMVNELSLKARNAALAESTRELKNAEERLHTVQRAMRDLRNRAGILDAQSANKNNLMVIAELRKKRIDLSVQLNQSLRDLAPERRPIQDLKAQIQDLDDNIEKIERQMTSTDPDQRRLLSEAMTEFEGLENERKNALLYHNKVLAASEQARIVANRQIEFFTPVVDPVVPTSAIEPRKHLITSIVALVAMVVFGFAVLIRKYFYS from the coding sequence ATGAGCACCGAGATCAGCACTCCGAGCAGCGCACCGCTCACCACCGCCGACCGTTCGACGGCCGTTACGGAATCGCTCAAGCGCTTCGCCCGCATCGCGCGCCAATCCGACCACAAGAAGGGCATTCGCGCCTATCAGACGCATATCCGGCGCGATCCCTGGATCCCCGCCTTCTTCGTGCTGCTGTTCCTGCTGCCGACGATGATCGCCGCCGGCTATTTCTACCTCGTCGCCTCGGACCGCTACATCACCGAGGCACGCTTCGCCCTGCGCCCGGCGCTTGGCAACGTCGACAAGGTGCAGAGCGAGGACACGGGCAGCAACAGCTCCCTGTCCAAGCAGATGATCGCCCAGGACACGCTGATCACGACGAGCTACATCGCCAGCCGTCAGATGATCGAGACCATGGAGCGGCAGATGCCGCTGCGCGAGATGTTCTCGCGGGATGGCATCGACTTCTTCTCGCGCTTCGACGCCGACGAGCCGATCGAGCGGTTCATGCGCTATTGGCACAAGCGCGTGACGACCTCGGTCGATTCCAATGGCGGTATCATCAGCCTGAAGGTCGCCGCCTTCGATGCGCAGGAATCCTACACGCTGACCCGCGCCCTCCTGGACGAGAGCGAGCGCATGGTGAACGAGCTCAGTCTCAAGGCGCGCAACGCCGCGCTGGCCGAGAGCACCCGCGAACTCAAGAACGCCGAGGAGCGCCTGCACACCGTACAGCGTGCCATGCGCGACCTGCGCAACCGCGCCGGCATTCTCGACGCGCAATCGGCCAACAAGAACAACCTCATGGTCATCGCGGAACTGCGCAAGAAGCGCATCGATCTCTCGGTGCAGCTCAACCAGAGCCTGCGAGACCTCGCGCCGGAGCGGCGTCCGATTCAGGATTTGAAGGCGCAGATCCAAGATCTCGATGACAACATCGAGAAGATCGAACGGCAGATGACCAGCACCGATCCGGATCAGCGGCGCCTGCTATCGGAGGCGATGACGGAATTCGAGGGGCTGGAGAACGAGCGCAAGAACGCGCTGCTCTACCACAACAAGGTGTTGGCCGCGAGCGAGCAGGCCCGCATCGTCGCCAACCGCCAGATCGAGTTCTTCACGCCCGTGGTCGACCCGGTCGTGCCCACGTCGGCGATCGAGCCGCGCAAGCACCTGATCACGAGCATCGTCGCGCTGGTGGCCATGGTGGTGTTCGGCTTCGCCGTCCTGATCCGAAAGTATTTCTACAGTTAA
- a CDS encoding ABC transporter ATP-binding protein → MIRFENVTKVYSTYGRRRTILDRVNFTLKPGISYGIMGINGAGKSTTMKLIAGVEEPTRGRIVRGLRISWPLGFAGGFNAKMTGRDNVIFVARIYGEDPRRVLEFVEDFSELGSYLNMPVNTYSSGMGSRLAFGMSMAIPFDTYLIDETLSVGDARFQKRCAEVFNKRRETADVILISHSMEQIRDYCSQALILINGQAVVYDDVDEAITAYRRLNS, encoded by the coding sequence GTGATCCGTTTCGAGAACGTCACCAAGGTCTATTCCACCTATGGTCGGCGACGCACCATCCTCGACCGGGTGAACTTCACCCTGAAGCCCGGCATCAGCTACGGCATCATGGGGATCAACGGTGCCGGCAAATCGACCACCATGAAGCTCATCGCCGGCGTCGAGGAGCCGACCCGGGGCCGCATCGTCCGGGGTCTTCGCATCTCCTGGCCACTGGGCTTCGCGGGCGGCTTCAACGCGAAGATGACGGGCCGGGACAACGTCATCTTCGTTGCCCGGATCTACGGCGAGGATCCGCGGCGCGTGCTCGAATTCGTCGAGGATTTTTCCGAACTCGGCAGTTACCTCAACATGCCGGTCAACACCTACTCGTCCGGTATGGGCTCGCGACTCGCCTTCGGGATGAGCATGGCGATTCCCTTCGACACCTACCTCATCGACGAGACGCTCTCGGTGGGCGACGCGCGCTTCCAGAAGCGGTGCGCCGAGGTGTTCAACAAGCGGCGCGAGACCGCGGACGTGATCCTGATCTCCCACAGCATGGAACAGATCCGCGATTATTGCAGTCAGGCTCTGATCCTGATCAACGGGCAGGCGGTGGTTTACGACGACGTCGATGAGGCGATCACGGCCTACCGGCGCCTGAATAGCTGA
- a CDS encoding Tex family protein, translating to MKSVNLLIAEELGAREGQVAAAVDLLDGGYTVPFIARYRKEATGSLDDAQLRTLEERLGYLRELRDRRASVTESIRAQGKLTPEVAAAIASADTKARLEDIYLPFRPKRRSKAQTAREAGLAPLAETLLARPETAPERAAQGFVDAAKGIETAEAALEGARAILIERFAEDADLIGRLREDFWRGGEAVAKVRKGKETTGQKFSDYFDWRERLERMPSHRVLAVFRGEGEEVLDLAFAAEGEDSAPGVPGPFELAVCRRFGISARGRPADAWLLDTVRTAWRTKIRTGIKADLRARLFERAEEAAVKVFAGNLKDLLLAAPAGGRATLGLDPGYRNGVKAAVVDRTGKVVAVETTYPHEPQRRWKEAVASLSRLCRQHGVELIAIGNGTASRETDRLATEILTANPDLKMAKVTVSEAGASVYSASATATRELPDLDVSHRGAVSIARRLQDPLAELVKIDPKSIGVGQYQHDVTEQKLSRSLEAVVEDAVNAVGVDVNTASGPLLAQVSGLGTSVAEKIVAHRDANGPFRTRAGLKKVPGLGAKTFELAAGFLRIPDGEDPLDRSGVHPEAYPVVRRILEATKSDIRVLIGNEAALRALSPAAFADERFGVPTVRDIIAELEKPGRDPRPAFKTASFQDGVETIGDLKPGMQLEGVVTNVAAFGAFVDIGVHQDGLVHISAMARKRIASPSEVVKTGDVVRVLVLSVDVPRKRIALSMRLDDPLEGATAPRGNAPRPEAQPRRPAPVATPQDGALADALRRAGVSAPKRS from the coding sequence GTGAAGAGCGTGAACCTGCTGATCGCCGAGGAACTCGGTGCGCGCGAGGGGCAGGTGGCTGCGGCCGTAGACCTGCTCGACGGAGGCTACACGGTCCCGTTCATCGCGCGCTACCGCAAGGAGGCGACCGGCTCGCTGGACGACGCCCAGCTCCGCACCCTCGAGGAGCGGCTGGGCTATCTGCGCGAGTTGCGCGACCGGCGCGCCAGCGTCACCGAGAGCATCCGCGCCCAGGGCAAGCTGACGCCGGAAGTCGCCGCGGCCATCGCGAGCGCCGACACCAAGGCGCGGCTGGAGGACATCTACCTGCCGTTCCGGCCCAAACGCCGCAGCAAGGCGCAGACCGCCCGCGAGGCCGGGCTCGCGCCGCTGGCCGAAACCCTGCTGGCCCGGCCGGAGACGGCGCCGGAGCGGGCGGCACAGGGCTTCGTGGACGCCGCCAAGGGCATCGAGACCGCCGAGGCGGCGCTGGAAGGCGCGCGGGCGATCCTGATCGAGCGGTTTGCCGAGGACGCCGACCTGATCGGCCGCCTGCGCGAGGACTTCTGGCGCGGCGGCGAGGCCGTGGCGAAGGTGCGCAAGGGCAAGGAGACGACGGGCCAGAAATTCTCCGACTATTTCGACTGGCGCGAGCGCCTGGAGCGCATGCCCTCGCACCGGGTGCTAGCGGTGTTTCGCGGCGAGGGGGAGGAGGTGCTTGACCTCGCCTTCGCGGCCGAGGGCGAGGATTCCGCGCCCGGCGTGCCGGGGCCGTTCGAACTCGCCGTCTGCCGCCGGTTCGGCATCTCCGCGCGGGGCCGGCCGGCGGATGCGTGGCTGCTCGATACCGTCCGCACCGCTTGGCGCACCAAGATCCGCACCGGCATCAAGGCCGATCTACGGGCACGCCTGTTCGAGCGGGCGGAGGAAGCGGCGGTGAAGGTGTTCGCCGGCAACCTCAAGGATCTGCTGCTCGCTGCCCCCGCGGGCGGGCGGGCGACGCTCGGGCTCGATCCGGGCTACCGCAACGGCGTGAAGGCGGCGGTGGTGGACCGCACCGGCAAGGTCGTGGCCGTCGAGACCACCTATCCGCACGAGCCGCAGCGGCGCTGGAAGGAGGCGGTGGCCTCGCTCTCCCGGCTCTGTCGTCAGCACGGCGTCGAGCTGATCGCCATCGGCAACGGCACTGCCTCGCGCGAGACCGACCGGCTCGCCACCGAGATCCTTACGGCCAACCCCGATCTGAAAATGGCCAAGGTCACGGTGTCGGAGGCCGGCGCCTCGGTCTACTCGGCCTCGGCCACCGCCACCCGCGAGCTGCCCGACCTCGACGTGTCGCATCGCGGCGCGGTCTCCATCGCCCGGCGCCTGCAGGACCCGCTTGCGGAACTGGTGAAGATCGACCCGAAATCCATCGGCGTCGGCCAGTACCAGCACGATGTCACCGAGCAGAAGCTGTCGCGCTCGCTCGAAGCCGTGGTCGAGGACGCGGTGAACGCGGTCGGCGTCGATGTGAACACGGCGTCGGGCCCGCTGCTCGCCCAGGTCTCGGGCCTCGGCACGTCGGTGGCCGAAAAAATCGTCGCGCACCGCGACGCCAACGGCCCGTTCCGAACGCGCGCCGGGCTGAAGAAGGTGCCGGGCCTCGGCGCCAAGACGTTCGAGCTCGCGGCGGGCTTCCTGCGCATCCCCGATGGCGAGGACCCGCTCGACCGCTCCGGCGTCCACCCGGAGGCGTACCCGGTGGTGCGACGCATCCTGGAGGCGACGAAGAGCGACATCCGGGTGCTGATCGGCAATGAAGCGGCCCTGCGCGCGCTCTCGCCCGCCGCCTTCGCCGACGAGCGGTTCGGCGTGCCGACCGTGCGCGACATCATCGCCGAACTGGAGAAGCCCGGCCGCGACCCGCGTCCGGCCTTCAAGACGGCGAGCTTCCAGGACGGTGTCGAGACGATCGGCGACCTCAAGCCGGGGATGCAGCTGGAGGGTGTCGTCACCAACGTCGCGGCCTTCGGTGCCTTCGTCGATATCGGCGTGCATCAGGACGGGCTGGTCCACATCTCGGCGATGGCCCGCAAACGGATCGCCTCCCCCTCCGAGGTGGTGAAGACCGGCGATGTGGTGCGCGTGCTGGTGCTGTCGGTCGATGTGCCGCGCAAGCGCATCGCGCTGTCGATGCGGCTCGACGACCCCCTTGAGGGCGCGACGGCGCCGCGCGGAAACGCCCCCCGCCCCGAGGCGCAGCCACGGCGCCCGGCGCCCGTGGCCACACCGCAGGACGGGGCGCTGGCCGACGCGCTCCGGCGTGCCGGAGTCTCGGCGCCTAAGCGTTCCTGA
- a CDS encoding OmpA family protein — translation MRAIEWIAGSAAPAWRRRLGPMLAASVILALAPARANPLTEVPGTRPPAAEAEAPPARDEAAERAEAGAVNPSANAIIRSLAPFADGNPGRPAAPVAVSPGDGGPSLRVDPARSVDLTVFFAYDSACLTPEARIQLEPLGQALQSRDLAAHGFLIAGHTDAAGGLGYNRRLSLARARAVKAHLAEAYGIDPRRLRLHGWGPSRPKDPAQPFARINRRVEVSLITPARSGALRFVLPAAAEGCEAGGLDDPRHHLPLDLDDFGAAPTPLPCTE, via the coding sequence ATGAGGGCCATCGAGTGGATCGCCGGGAGCGCCGCGCCGGCATGGCGTCGGCGTCTCGGCCCGATGCTGGCGGCGAGCGTCATCCTCGCCCTCGCACCCGCCCGCGCCAACCCGCTGACCGAGGTGCCGGGCACCCGCCCGCCCGCCGCCGAGGCGGAGGCGCCGCCGGCCCGTGACGAGGCCGCCGAGCGGGCCGAGGCCGGGGCCGTGAACCCGTCCGCGAACGCGATCATCCGGTCGCTCGCTCCCTTCGCCGACGGCAATCCGGGCCGTCCCGCCGCGCCGGTCGCGGTCTCACCCGGCGATGGCGGCCCGAGCCTGCGGGTCGATCCCGCCCGCTCGGTCGATCTCACCGTGTTCTTCGCCTACGACAGCGCCTGCCTGACGCCAGAGGCGCGGATTCAGCTCGAACCGCTGGGACAGGCGCTGCAATCCCGCGATCTGGCCGCCCACGGCTTCCTTATCGCCGGGCACACCGATGCGGCGGGCGGGCTCGGCTACAACCGCCGCCTGTCGCTCGCCCGCGCCCGAGCGGTGAAGGCCCATCTCGCCGAGGCCTACGGCATCGATCCGCGACGCCTGCGCCTCCACGGCTGGGGCCCGTCCCGGCCGAAGGACCCGGCCCAGCCCTTCGCGCGGATCAACCGGCGGGTCGAGGTGAGCCTGATCACGCCGGCGCGAAGCGGCGCCCTGCGCTTCGTCCTCCCCGCCGCCGCGGAGGGCTGCGAGGCGGGCGGGCTCGACGATCCCCGCCACCACCTCCCGCTCGACCTCGACGATTTCGGCGCGGCGCCGACGCCGCTCCCCTGCACCGAATGA
- a CDS encoding trypsin-like serine peptidase: MTPIRRRCRAIPVPALLLALCTAGPAGAQSVGFDPADYGRAQLPLRQTTGDAAAYVDQNKGAFEPISELDPKDGLAGLARPIGRVDIVLRNTRTGQQVGASCTGALLPGDYVLTNHHCLPQSGDLTPVKASILMDFLTLDGKGSRRFEIDPKPVEHDARLDYALARVAGNPSATYGTVRLSGAAVAGNRSMLVIHHPLGRPKVMSRFRCFAMKDQAEGPDLRHRCDTLGGSSGSLMFDASVAGIALHKEGGLDPKDPSSFNKATRLSAILGRSPILAEIAAGQGRPVAAASPAGDTPPKASAAPSANPAAAPPADGPLDPASMNAILRGR; this comes from the coding sequence ATGACCCCGATTCGCCGGAGATGCCGGGCCATCCCGGTCCCCGCCCTGCTGCTCGCCCTCTGCACAGCCGGCCCCGCAGGGGCGCAAAGCGTCGGCTTCGACCCCGCCGATTACGGCCGGGCGCAGCTTCCGCTTCGCCAGACGACCGGCGACGCGGCGGCCTATGTCGATCAGAACAAGGGCGCCTTCGAGCCGATCAGCGAACTCGACCCGAAGGACGGGCTCGCCGGGCTGGCCCGGCCGATCGGCCGCGTCGACATCGTCCTGCGCAACACCCGCACCGGCCAGCAGGTCGGCGCCTCCTGCACCGGGGCGCTACTGCCCGGCGATTACGTGCTGACCAACCACCATTGCCTGCCGCAATCGGGCGACCTGACCCCGGTCAAGGCATCGATCCTGATGGATTTTCTGACGCTGGACGGGAAGGGATCGCGCCGCTTCGAGATCGACCCGAAACCCGTCGAGCACGATGCCCGACTCGACTACGCGCTGGCCCGTGTGGCCGGAAATCCGAGTGCCACCTACGGCACCGTCCGGCTCTCGGGCGCGGCGGTGGCGGGCAACCGCTCGATGCTGGTGATCCACCATCCCCTCGGGCGGCCCAAGGTGATGAGCCGCTTCCGCTGCTTCGCGATGAAGGATCAGGCCGAGGGGCCGGACCTGCGCCACCGCTGCGACACGCTCGGCGGCTCCTCCGGCTCGCTGATGTTCGACGCCTCCGTCGCCGGCATCGCCCTGCACAAGGAGGGCGGCCTCGACCCGAAGGACCCGTCGAGCTTCAACAAGGCGACGCGGCTCTCGGCGATTCTCGGGCGCAGCCCGATCCTCGCCGAGATCGCCGCCGGCCAGGGCCGCCCGGTCGCCGCCGCCTCACCCGCCGGAGACACACCTCCCAAAGCGAGCGCGGCGCCTTCCGCCAACCCCGCCGCCGCCCCGCCCGCCGACGGACCGCTCGACCCCGCGAGCATGAACGCGATCCTGCGCGGGCGCTGA
- a CDS encoding DMP19 family protein yields MACLLTVCTPALSCDLEALRHYPMTKALENRAVPLRMPDLFFKSDERRDFDRFSLDAAGAAEIRAALPEAHGWIIVVRIFKAEMLNGSAHQAFFNFSGVLAPDVAAALKTMHEAMIATARAADILPN; encoded by the coding sequence ATGGCCTGCCTCCTCACCGTCTGCACACCGGCCCTGAGCTGCGACCTCGAAGCCCTTCGGCATTACCCGATGACCAAGGCGCTGGAGAACCGGGCGGTGCCGCTGCGCATGCCCGACCTGTTCTTCAAGTCCGACGAGCGCCGGGACTTCGACCGCTTCTCCCTGGATGCGGCCGGGGCGGCCGAGATACGGGCCGCGCTACCGGAGGCGCACGGGTGGATCATCGTCGTGCGCATCTTCAAGGCGGAGATGCTGAACGGCTCGGCGCACCAAGCCTTCTTCAATTTCTCGGGCGTGCTCGCGCCCGATGTCGCCGCCGCCCTAAAGACGATGCACGAGGCGATGATCGCCACCGCCCGCGCGGCCGACATCCTGCCGAATTAG